The Candidatus Pantoea soli genome window below encodes:
- a CDS encoding phosphoadenylyl-sulfate reductase produces MTLPDLATLNRGSKVDRIMALAESNVQLEKLSAEQRVSWALENLPGAFVLSSSFGIQAAVLLHMVTQQRPDIPVILTDTGYLFPETYRFIDELTQQLNLNLQIFRAETSPAWQEARYGKLWEQGVEGIEQYNQINKVEPMNRALETLEAGTWFAGLRRDQSGSRASLPVLAVQRGVFKILPIIDWDNRQVHQYLKQHGLKYHPLWDEGYLSVGDTHTTRKWEPGMAEEETRFFGLKRECGLHEG; encoded by the coding sequence ATGACCTTACCCGATCTCGCTACGCTTAACCGCGGCAGCAAAGTCGATCGCATTATGGCGCTGGCGGAAAGCAACGTGCAGCTGGAAAAACTTTCCGCTGAGCAGCGCGTAAGCTGGGCGCTGGAAAACCTGCCGGGCGCGTTTGTGCTGTCGTCCAGCTTCGGCATCCAGGCCGCGGTGCTGCTGCATATGGTGACGCAGCAGCGGCCCGATATTCCGGTGATCCTGACCGATACCGGCTATCTGTTCCCGGAGACCTATCGCTTTATTGATGAACTGACGCAGCAGCTGAACCTGAACCTGCAGATCTTCCGCGCGGAGACATCGCCCGCCTGGCAGGAAGCGCGCTACGGTAAGCTGTGGGAGCAGGGCGTGGAAGGCATTGAGCAGTATAACCAGATCAACAAAGTGGAACCGATGAACCGTGCGCTGGAGACGCTGGAGGCTGGCACCTGGTTTGCCGGCTTACGGCGCGATCAGTCCGGCAGCCGCGCCAGCCTGCCGGTGCTGGCGGTCCAGCGCGGGGTGTTCAAAATTCTGCCGATTATTGACTGGGATAACCGTCAGGTGCATCAGTACCTGAAGCAGCATGGTCTGAAATACCATCCGCTGTGGGACGAAGGCTATCTCTCGGTGGGCGACACCCATACCACACGCAAATGGGAACCCGGCATGGCGGAAGAAGAGACGCGCTTCTTTGGCCTGAAACGTGAGTGCGGGTTACACGAAGGATAA
- the cysC gene encoding adenylyl-sulfate kinase — translation MAQHDENVVWHDHPVTRAEREQQHGHQGVVLWFTGLSGSGKSTVAGALEQALHRLGVSTYLLDGDNVRHGLCRDLGFSDADRKENIRRVGEVAKLMVDAGLVVLTAFISPHRAERQMVRDLLEEGQFIEVFVDTPLAVCEARDPKGLYKKARAGELRNFTGIDSVYEAPEAAEIQLEGEQLVTKLTGQLLDLLRRRDIIRS, via the coding sequence ATGGCGCAGCACGACGAAAACGTAGTGTGGCACGACCATCCGGTCACGCGCGCAGAGCGGGAGCAGCAGCACGGCCATCAGGGCGTGGTGCTGTGGTTTACCGGGCTTTCGGGCTCCGGTAAATCCACCGTTGCTGGTGCGCTGGAGCAGGCGCTGCACCGGCTGGGCGTCAGCACCTATCTGCTGGATGGCGACAACGTGCGGCACGGTTTGTGCCGCGATCTCGGCTTCAGCGACGCAGACCGCAAAGAGAACATTCGTCGCGTTGGCGAAGTGGCGAAGCTGATGGTGGATGCCGGTCTGGTGGTACTGACCGCCTTTATTTCACCGCATCGCGCCGAACGCCAGATGGTGCGCGACCTGCTGGAAGAAGGGCAGTTCATTGAGGTGTTTGTCGATACGCCGCTGGCCGTATGTGAAGCGCGCGATCCCAAAGGACTGTACAAAAAAGCGCGCGCCGGTGAGCTGCGTAATTTCACCGGTATCGACAGCGTCTATGAAGCGCCGGAGGCCGCGGAAATCCAGCTGGAAGGGGAACAATTGGTTACAAAACTGACCGGCCAATTGTTAGACCTGCTGCGCCGCCGCGATATCATCAGATCCTGA
- the ftsB gene encoding cell division protein FtsB, with protein MGKLTLLLLVLLGWLQYSLWLGKNGIHDYTRVNEDVASQQANNAKLKARNDQLFAEIDDLNGGSEAIEERARSELGMIKPGETFYRLVPDQNKRNAQSAQNQSR; from the coding sequence ATGGGAAAACTGACGTTACTGCTGCTCGTGCTGCTGGGATGGTTGCAATACTCTCTGTGGCTGGGCAAGAACGGTATCCATGATTACACGCGCGTCAATGAAGACGTGGCGTCACAACAGGCGAATAACGCCAAACTAAAAGCGCGAAACGATCAACTGTTTGCCGAAATTGACGATCTCAATGGCGGTTCAGAGGCGATTGAGGAACGCGCACGCAGCGAGCTGGGCATGATTAAGCCTGGCGAGACTTTCTATCGTCTGGTACCAGACCAGAACAAACGCAATGCGCAATCTGCGCAGAACCAATCACGATAA
- a CDS encoding YciI family protein: MYVVYLNYFRPIDEVEALLQPHIDWLDRYFACGDFIAAGRKDPRTGGMLLVKEMDRARLDGILAEDPFVAVAHYEVTKVNVTRAAGAFAGLKDL; encoded by the coding sequence ATGTACGTGGTGTATCTGAACTATTTCCGCCCGATCGACGAAGTGGAAGCGCTGCTGCAGCCGCATATCGACTGGCTGGATCGCTATTTTGCCTGTGGTGACTTTATTGCTGCAGGGCGTAAGGATCCGCGCACCGGTGGCATGCTGCTGGTAAAAGAGATGGATCGCGCGCGGCTGGACGGGATTCTGGCAGAAGATCCGTTTGTCGCCGTGGCGCATTATGAGGTCACAAAGGTGAATGTCACGCGCGCTGCCGGGGCGTTTGCCGGGTTAAAAGATCTCTGA
- the cysG gene encoding siroheme synthase CysG: MDYLPLFADLKNRPVLVVGGGEIAARKIELLRRAGSRVQVAARELGHELQALLAVGAIEWIARSFDPAQLDGVFLVIAATDDNALNAEVFEAANARHKLVNVVDDQPKCSFIFPSIVDRSPLVVAISSSGTAPVLARLLREKIEALLPANLGQMAELAGQWRDKVKQRYRRMSDRRRFWERAFNGRFASEVAAGNIQQARQTLDRELENSSDNQGEITLVGAGPGDSGLLTLRGLQVMQLADVVLYDHLVSDEVLELVRRDADRICVGKRAGAHSVPQEETNQLLVTLAQQGKRVVRLKGGDPFIFGRGGEELQAAKAAGIPFQVVPGITAAAGATAYAGIPLTHRDHAQSVMFITGHCRADGDGIDWPSLARARQTLAIYMGTVKAAEIASGLIEHGRSPATPVAVIGRGTRQDQQVLTGTLEQLEALAAAAPTPALLVIGEVVNLHGQLAWFQHSAQQGARESAVVNLA; encoded by the coding sequence GTGGATTATCTGCCCCTGTTTGCCGATCTCAAAAATCGTCCGGTACTGGTTGTCGGTGGCGGTGAGATCGCTGCGCGTAAAATTGAATTACTGCGTCGTGCCGGAAGCCGTGTGCAGGTGGCGGCGCGTGAGCTGGGTCACGAACTGCAGGCGCTGCTGGCGGTCGGGGCCATTGAATGGATTGCGCGCAGCTTCGACCCGGCACAGCTGGACGGCGTATTTCTGGTGATCGCCGCCACCGATGACAACGCGCTCAACGCCGAGGTCTTTGAGGCCGCTAACGCGCGCCACAAGCTGGTGAACGTGGTGGACGATCAGCCCAAATGCAGCTTCATTTTCCCTTCCATTGTCGACCGTTCCCCCTTAGTGGTGGCGATCTCCTCCAGCGGCACTGCGCCGGTGCTGGCACGTCTGCTGCGGGAAAAAATCGAAGCCCTGCTGCCGGCTAACCTCGGCCAGATGGCAGAGCTGGCCGGGCAGTGGCGCGACAAAGTGAAGCAGCGCTATCGCCGCATGTCCGATCGCCGCCGTTTCTGGGAACGCGCCTTTAACGGGCGCTTCGCCAGTGAGGTGGCGGCGGGCAATATTCAGCAGGCGCGGCAGACGCTGGATCGCGAGCTGGAAAACAGCAGTGATAACCAGGGCGAAATTACGCTGGTAGGTGCCGGCCCGGGTGACAGCGGCCTGCTGACGCTGCGCGGCCTGCAGGTGATGCAGCTGGCCGATGTGGTGCTGTATGACCATCTGGTGAGCGACGAGGTATTAGAGCTGGTGCGCCGCGATGCGGATCGTATCTGTGTTGGCAAACGCGCCGGCGCACATTCGGTGCCGCAGGAAGAGACCAACCAGCTGCTGGTGACGCTGGCGCAGCAGGGCAAACGCGTGGTGCGCCTGAAAGGGGGCGATCCGTTTATCTTTGGCCGCGGCGGTGAAGAGCTGCAGGCGGCAAAAGCGGCTGGCATTCCCTTCCAGGTGGTGCCAGGCATTACCGCCGCAGCAGGCGCCACGGCCTATGCCGGTATTCCGCTGACGCACCGCGACCATGCGCAGAGCGTGATGTTTATTACCGGACACTGCCGTGCGGACGGTGACGGCATTGACTGGCCTTCGCTGGCACGCGCTCGCCAGACGCTCGCCATTTATATGGGCACGGTGAAAGCGGCAGAAATTGCCAGCGGACTGATTGAACACGGCCGCAGCCCGGCGACGCCCGTTGCGGTGATTGGACGCGGCACGCGGCAGGATCAGCAGGTGCTGACCGGCACGCTTGAACAACTTGAGGCGCTGGCAGCCGCCGCGCCGACGCCAGCGCTGTTAGTGATTGGCGAAGTGGTGAATTTGCACGGGCAGTTAGCCTGGTTCCAACATTCGGCACAGCAGGGGGCTCGCGAGTCCGCCGTTGTTAATTTGGCTTGA
- the ispD gene encoding 2-C-methyl-D-erythritol 4-phosphate cytidylyltransferase gives MNQLSSSADVIAVVPAAGVGSRMQAACPKQYLTIGQLTLLEHSVARLLAHPAVRQVVVPVSPDDGWFDTLPLAQDSRVLRVTGGDTRAESVLAGLQAIRHSAWVLVHDAARPCLHPDDLARLLAVREHSKTGGILAAPVRDTMKRAEPGKQAIAHTVERDDLWHALTPQFFPHALLTACLTRALTEGATITDEASALEYCGYHPALVSGRSDNIKVTRPEDLALAAFYLTQIQLKESA, from the coding sequence ATGAATCAGCTCTCTTCCTCTGCGGACGTCATCGCCGTCGTGCCGGCGGCTGGTGTGGGCAGTCGCATGCAGGCGGCCTGTCCGAAACAATACCTCACCATTGGTCAGTTGACCCTGCTGGAGCACAGCGTGGCACGCCTGCTGGCGCATCCGGCTGTCAGACAGGTGGTGGTGCCGGTCAGCCCTGACGATGGCTGGTTTGACACGCTGCCGTTAGCGCAGGACAGCCGCGTGCTGCGCGTGACCGGCGGCGACACGCGCGCCGAATCGGTACTGGCTGGCCTGCAGGCGATCCGCCACAGTGCGTGGGTGCTGGTTCATGATGCGGCACGCCCGTGCCTGCACCCGGACGATCTGGCCCGGCTGCTGGCAGTGCGCGAGCACAGTAAAACCGGCGGCATTCTTGCCGCGCCGGTGCGCGACACCATGAAGCGCGCTGAGCCGGGGAAACAGGCGATTGCGCATACCGTAGAGCGTGACGATCTCTGGCACGCCCTGACGCCGCAATTTTTCCCGCATGCGCTGCTGACCGCCTGCCTGACGCGGGCGCTGACCGAAGGCGCGACCATCACCGATGAGGCTTCCGCGCTTGAGTACTGCGGCTATCATCCAGCGCTGGTCAGCGGACGCAGCGACAACATCAAGGTCACGCGGCCAGAAGATCTGGCGCTGGCCGCCTTCTATCTTACTCAGATTCAGTTAAAGGAGAGCGCATGA
- a CDS encoding DUF3561 family protein: protein MQNVTPMLARKDDRHPDEPRSSLPGGVTGFLSYWCALGIPFLLYGSNTLFFFLYTWPFFLALLPASVLIGIVFSQLLRGRLFWSAILTALAVVCLFWLLFSFLSGW, encoded by the coding sequence ATGCAGAACGTAACCCCCATGCTGGCCCGCAAAGATGATCGTCACCCGGATGAGCCCCGCTCATCGCTGCCGGGCGGCGTGACAGGCTTTCTCTCCTACTGGTGTGCGCTGGGCATTCCGTTCCTGCTCTACGGCTCTAACACGCTGTTCTTTTTCCTCTACACCTGGCCCTTTTTTCTGGCGCTGCTGCCGGCTTCGGTGCTGATTGGCATTGTATTCAGCCAGCTGCTGCGCGGACGGCTCTTCTGGTCAGCGATTCTGACCGCGCTGGCGGTCGTGTGCCTGTTCTGGCTGCTATTCTCCTTTCTCTCCGGCTGGTGA
- a CDS encoding aminopeptidase — protein MITTIFATLRRSALALLLCGGLPCAALAAPGQFAEQQLRHIATYFPGRMSGSPAELMNADYLQQQFTQMGYQSNTRQFNTGYVWQEKRGETRQHKVTATSVIAARAGSVPQEILIVTHLDTWTPLSRHDADSNLGGLRLQGADDNASGLGVMLELAQQLSRAPLHYGVRFVALSAGEAGLHGMDDYLARMSAQEKKDTLLVIDLNSLITGDHLYFNSGMNTPSAVRKQTSARALHLAHQYGIAAASHTLTARDYPGLNPFDKAGIPLLDVTAANWTLGNKDGQQQRARSPHFPDGSVRHQTARDNLTYLDRWLPSRITQRTRDSVRILLPLLRELANPTL, from the coding sequence ATGATAACCACGATTTTTGCCACGCTCCGCCGCAGCGCGCTGGCTCTGCTGCTGTGCGGCGGATTGCCCTGTGCGGCGCTGGCCGCGCCGGGTCAGTTTGCTGAACAGCAGCTGCGCCATATCGCCACCTACTTCCCAGGCCGCATGAGCGGCAGCCCGGCCGAACTGATGAACGCCGATTATCTGCAGCAGCAGTTCACGCAAATGGGGTACCAGAGTAATACCCGTCAGTTCAACACCGGCTATGTCTGGCAGGAAAAACGCGGCGAAACGCGACAGCATAAAGTAACCGCCACCTCCGTGATCGCCGCCCGCGCCGGCAGCGTGCCGCAGGAGATCCTGATAGTGACCCATCTGGATACCTGGACGCCGCTCAGCCGCCATGACGCTGACAGCAATCTCGGCGGGCTGCGTCTGCAGGGCGCGGATGATAACGCCTCCGGTCTGGGCGTGATGCTGGAGCTGGCGCAGCAGCTGAGCCGCGCCCCGCTGCATTACGGCGTACGTTTTGTTGCGCTGAGCGCCGGCGAAGCCGGGCTGCACGGTATGGATGATTATCTGGCCCGCATGAGCGCGCAGGAGAAGAAAGATACGCTGCTGGTCATTGACCTCAACAGCCTTATTACCGGCGATCACCTCTATTTCAACAGCGGCATGAACACCCCTTCAGCGGTACGCAAGCAGACCAGCGCGCGCGCGCTGCATCTTGCCCATCAATACGGTATTGCCGCTGCCAGCCATACGCTGACGGCACGCGACTATCCCGGCCTTAATCCGTTTGATAAAGCCGGTATACCGCTGCTGGATGTCACGGCGGCCAACTGGACGCTGGGCAACAAAGATGGTCAGCAGCAGCGCGCCCGCTCGCCGCATTTCCCGGATGGCAGCGTGCGCCATCAGACGGCGCGTGACAACCTGACCTATCTTGACCGCTGGCTGCCAAGCCGCATAACGCAGCGCACCCGCGACAGCGTGCGTATTCTGCTGCCGCTGCTGCGCGAACTCGCCAATCCGACACTCTGA
- the cysN gene encoding sulfate adenylyltransferase subunit CysN gives MNTIIAQQIAEQGGVEAWLTAQQHKSLLRFLTCGSVDDGKSTLIGRLLHDTRQIYEDQLSSLHNDSKRHGTQGEKLDLALLVDGLQAEREQGITIDVAYRYFSTEKRKFIIADTPGHEQYTRNMATGASTCDLAILLIDARKGVLDQTRRHSFISTLLGIKHLVVAINKMDLVDYRQETFEQIKQDYLDFAAQLPEDLDIRFVPMSALEGDNVASPSTTMPWYSGPTLLDVLETVELKRVVDHQPMRFPVQYVNRPNLDFRGYAGTLASGVIATGQRVKVLPSGVESTVARIVTFDGDLQEAAAGEAITLVLKDEIDISRGDLLVDASADLQPVQSATVDVVWMAEQPLQPGQSYEVKIAGKKTRARVEKILHQVEINTLEKRAADNLPLNGIGLVEITFDEPMVLDAYQQNPVTGGMIFIDRLSNVTVGAGMINQPQHEARAPSSQFSAFELELNALVRRHFPHWQARDLRDLTGEQ, from the coding sequence ATGAATACCATTATTGCACAACAGATTGCCGAACAGGGCGGGGTGGAAGCCTGGCTGACCGCGCAACAACACAAAAGCCTGCTGCGTTTCCTGACCTGCGGTAGCGTGGACGATGGCAAAAGTACGCTGATTGGCCGTCTGCTGCATGACACCCGGCAGATTTATGAAGACCAGCTCTCTTCACTGCACAACGACAGCAAACGTCACGGCACCCAGGGAGAAAAACTCGATCTGGCGCTGCTGGTGGATGGCCTGCAGGCCGAGCGCGAGCAGGGCATCACCATTGATGTCGCTTACCGTTACTTCTCCACCGAGAAGCGTAAATTTATTATTGCCGACACGCCGGGACACGAGCAGTACACCCGTAACATGGCCACCGGCGCCTCCACCTGCGATCTGGCGATTCTGCTGATCGATGCGCGTAAAGGCGTGCTGGATCAGACCCGCCGTCACAGCTTTATTTCAACGCTGCTGGGCATCAAACATCTGGTGGTAGCGATCAACAAAATGGATCTGGTGGACTACCGTCAGGAGACGTTTGAGCAGATCAAACAGGATTACCTCGATTTCGCCGCACAGCTGCCGGAAGATCTGGATATCCGTTTTGTGCCGATGTCTGCGCTGGAAGGGGATAACGTTGCCAGCCCGAGCACCACCATGCCGTGGTACAGCGGCCCGACGCTGCTGGACGTACTGGAAACCGTTGAGCTGAAACGCGTGGTCGATCATCAGCCGATGCGCTTCCCGGTGCAGTATGTGAACCGGCCGAACCTCGATTTCCGCGGCTATGCCGGGACGCTGGCCTCCGGCGTGATCGCCACCGGACAGCGGGTGAAGGTGCTGCCTTCCGGCGTGGAATCCACCGTTGCGCGTATTGTCACCTTTGATGGCGATCTGCAGGAAGCGGCTGCCGGCGAGGCGATCACCCTGGTACTGAAGGATGAGATCGACATCAGCCGCGGCGATCTGCTGGTGGATGCCAGTGCCGACCTGCAGCCGGTGCAGTCGGCGACCGTTGACGTGGTGTGGATGGCAGAGCAGCCGCTGCAGCCCGGCCAGAGCTACGAGGTCAAAATCGCCGGCAAGAAAACGCGCGCGCGGGTGGAAAAAATCCTGCATCAGGTAGAGATCAACACGCTGGAGAAACGCGCTGCGGACAACCTGCCGCTGAACGGTATCGGGCTGGTGGAGATCACCTTTGACGAGCCGATGGTGCTGGATGCCTATCAGCAGAATCCGGTCACCGGCGGTATGATCTTTATCGATCGTCTGAGCAATGTCACTGTGGGTGCCGGTATGATCAATCAGCCGCAGCACGAAGCACGCGCGCCATCCAGCCAGTTCAGCGCCTTTGAGCTGGAGCTGAATGCGCTGGTGCGCCGTCACTTCCCGCACTGGCAGGCACGCGATCTGCGCGATCTGACGGGCGAACAGTAA
- the cysD gene encoding sulfate adenylyltransferase subunit CysD: MDQNRLTHLRQLEAESIHIIREVAAEFSNPVMMYSIGKDSSVMLHLARKAFHPGTLPFPLLHVDTGWKFREMYEFRDRTVKNMGAELLVHRNPEGVAMGINPFVHGSAKHTDIMKTEGLKQALNKYGFDAAFGGARRDEEKSRAKERIYSFRDRFHRWDPKNQRPELWHNYNGQINKGESIRVFPLSNWTELDIWQYIFLENIEIVPLYLAAPRPVLERDGMLMMVDDDRINLQPGEVIRQRMVRFRTLGCWPLTGAVESDAQTLPEIIEEMLVSTTSERQGRVIDRDQAGSMELKKRQGYF; encoded by the coding sequence ATGGACCAAAATCGTCTTACTCATCTGCGCCAGCTGGAGGCAGAGAGTATCCATATCATCCGCGAGGTGGCGGCCGAGTTCAGCAACCCGGTGATGATGTACTCCATCGGCAAAGACTCCTCGGTGATGCTGCATCTGGCGCGTAAAGCCTTCCACCCGGGCACGCTGCCGTTTCCGCTGCTGCACGTTGATACCGGCTGGAAATTCCGTGAAATGTATGAGTTCCGCGACCGTACGGTAAAAAATATGGGCGCCGAGCTGCTGGTGCATCGCAACCCGGAAGGCGTGGCGATGGGCATCAATCCGTTTGTGCACGGCAGCGCCAAGCACACCGATATCATGAAAACCGAAGGCCTGAAGCAGGCGCTGAACAAATACGGCTTTGACGCTGCGTTCGGCGGCGCGCGTCGTGACGAAGAGAAATCACGCGCGAAAGAGCGTATCTACTCCTTCCGCGACCGCTTCCACCGCTGGGATCCAAAAAACCAGCGCCCGGAGCTGTGGCATAACTACAACGGCCAGATCAACAAAGGCGAGAGCATTCGCGTCTTCCCGCTCTCCAACTGGACCGAACTGGATATCTGGCAGTACATCTTCCTGGAAAACATCGAAATCGTGCCGCTCTACCTGGCCGCCCCGCGTCCGGTGCTGGAGCGCGACGGGATGCTGATGATGGTGGATGACGACCGCATCAATCTGCAGCCGGGTGAAGTGATCAGGCAGCGGATGGTGCGTTTCCGTACCCTCGGCTGCTGGCCGCTGACCGGCGCAGTGGAATCCGACGCGCAGACGCTGCCGGAGATCATTGAAGAGATGCTGGTCTCCACCACCAGTGAGCGGCAGGGGCGCGTTATTGACCGCGATCAGGCCGGGTCGATGGAACTGAAAAAACGTCAGGGTTATTTCTAA